The DNA segment TGTCATAAAACTTTTCTGCACATTACACATATGTCAATCAACAAGAACCATATGAGATAAAGAATGGATATTTCAATTTGCTTCTTACGTTCATCTTTAAGCTCAGAACGCATAAATGCCAGCTTTTCCTGCAACTTCCCAATGGAATCTACGCTGGCATCAGAAAATAAGGACCAAGTTAAACTCTGTATAAAATACTCCTGCCACATCGTCAAAACAGCATCAAGACTAGAGTCCACTCACCCTAATGCTTGTAATCCACCAACAAATTCTTCCCTGGAAAATTCACACGCTGTGGCAGCATTCATATGCCACGAAAGAACCAACTGAAAACAATAAAACACAGAGCGAGCAGTAAGAGaaaccaaattttattttcGTCACTCTTAGCCTTTCAAGTCACTTTCACAATGTATTTATTAACTCATACTAGGTAGTTTTTTGGTAGCCGGAAACGAAAGCTAGAAGAAACATACACACAAGCAAGTTTGTAGCAAAAGGTTTAAGAATAAGCATACCGTGACAATGTCTTGAGGTTCCACCTagagaaaaattcaaatcaacTGTTAGTATGTGCTATGTAAGATTAAACCACATCATTCTTAGCATTATTCAACAAGATCAAATACCTGAAGATCACTACAGAGAACCGAGACACCTTCCGCTAGAATCATATCAGAATATGGATCTGCAGAACGTAATATGAAATTACTAAAACATAATGATAATTAAAACATGGCTTTGATCAAcgcaagagaaagaaaaaatagcATTGCCTTTATATCTATTGAAGAGCTCTTCCAAGCGTCTCAGGTCACCATTGCTTTTAGGCTGTGGCTGACTGTAAAACACATCAAAAGCTGCTTCGATCTGCCAATCACTGGCTTTAAGAGCCTGAAGAGCACTCTTCTCACTGCACCCCCCAACACATTATTAAACaaatcacacacacacacaaaaaaaaaaccccaagAATGCTGTAAGCCTGTAAACTAGTCACTGTTCTGTTCTTActtaaaaaaacatcaaacgtaCAGTAAaactagagaaaaaaaaagcgaGACAAATCCAG comes from the Brassica rapa cultivar Chiifu-401-42 chromosome A01, CAAS_Brap_v3.01, whole genome shotgun sequence genome and includes:
- the LOC103849711 gene encoding DCN1-like protein 2: MHKLSRTNRDKLQQYVSITGASEKSALQALKASDWQIEAAFDVFYSQPQPKSNGDLRRLEELFNRYKDPYSDMILAEGVSVLCSDLQVEPQDIVTLVLSWHMNAATACEFSREEFVGGLQALGVDSIGKLQEKLAFMRSELKDEQKFYDIYSFAFGWAKEKGQKSLALDTAIGMWQLLFAEKEWPLVNHWCDFLQDRHNKAISKDTWAQLLEFARTVNPMLSNYDAEGAWPYLIDEFVEYLYDKSVVDK